One genomic segment of Streptomyces sp. RerS4 includes these proteins:
- a CDS encoding SCO1860 family LAETG-anchored protein produces the protein MNSNTFRLPAAALLATGAVALLTAPPALATGGGGATGEGRSGAVVLRTGLDVGLLNKSVHLPLKATLNEVSAPGAAEKTALTVTLDGAEQGRPVSVLKADVATSKATADKNRAEAEANLAHAKVHVPGLPSLSLIEVEKVTSKAVCEAGKKPVATSNVLGTVTALGKKVTLTAGGPSKVEVPGVGLVSLELSATETTSTTAAAAALRLKVSVNPLNLNVAQVDGEIVLAEAHCASPKGPAPSPSAKPDAKPDAKPDVKPQTGAVTSGGSGTSVTQANLAETGAGSVTPYVTGGALLLLGIGAAALVVTRRGRA, from the coding sequence TTGAACAGCAACACCTTCCGCCTGCCCGCGGCCGCGCTCCTCGCCACGGGGGCGGTCGCCCTGCTCACCGCCCCGCCCGCCCTCGCCACGGGCGGCGGCGGGGCCACGGGCGAGGGCAGGTCCGGAGCCGTCGTCCTGCGGACCGGTCTGGACGTCGGCCTGCTCAACAAGTCCGTCCACCTGCCGCTGAAGGCCACCCTCAATGAAGTCAGCGCCCCCGGCGCGGCCGAGAAGACGGCCCTGACCGTCACCCTCGACGGCGCCGAACAGGGCCGACCGGTCAGCGTGCTGAAGGCGGACGTCGCCACCTCCAAGGCCACCGCCGACAAGAACCGCGCCGAGGCCGAGGCCAACCTCGCCCACGCCAAGGTGCACGTGCCGGGCCTGCCGAGCCTCTCGCTCATCGAGGTGGAGAAGGTCACCTCCAAGGCCGTCTGCGAGGCCGGGAAGAAGCCGGTGGCCACCTCGAACGTCCTCGGCACCGTCACGGCCCTCGGCAAGAAGGTCACCCTCACGGCGGGCGGCCCCAGCAAGGTCGAGGTCCCGGGCGTCGGACTGGTCAGCCTGGAGCTGTCCGCCACGGAGACCACCTCCACCACGGCCGCCGCGGCCGCGCTGCGGCTCAAGGTCTCCGTCAACCCGCTGAACCTGAACGTGGCCCAGGTGGACGGCGAGATCGTCCTCGCGGAAGCGCACTGCGCGTCCCCGAAGGGCCCCGCGCCGAGCCCCTCCGCGAAGCCGGACGCCAAGCCCGACGCCAAGCCCGACGTCAAGCCGCAGACCGGCGCGGTCACCTCGGGCGGCTCCGGCACCTCCGTCACCCAGGCCAACCTCGCCGAGACCGGCGCCGGTTCGGTCACCCCGTACGTCACCGGCGGCGCGCTGCTCCTCCTCGGCATCGGCGCGGCCGCCCTCGTGGTGACCCGCCGCGGCCGGGCCTGA
- a CDS encoding cobyrinate a,c-diamide synthase → MSCTVPRLVIAAPSSGSGKTTVATGLMAAFAERGLAVSPHKAGPDYIDPGYHALATGRPGRNLDAFMCGPELVAPLFAHGAAGCDLAVVEGVMGLYDGAAGRGELASTAQVAKLLRAPVVLVVDASSQSRSVAALVHGFASFDPQVRLGGVILNKVGSDRHEEMLREALEEAGTPVLGVLRRAPQVAAPSRHLGLVPVAERRSDALASVAALADQVRAGCDLDALMALARTAPPLDCVAWSPDGALTDTRGTAPNPAPQTPAALGLPFGQSSPPGGRHQPEPAPPALEARGPGGGAPDGGAGPNGRPVIAVAGGAAFTFSYAEHAELLVAAGADVVTFDPLRDEALPKGASGLVIGGGFPEVYAPELSANEPLRRAVAAFAGAGGPVAAECAGLLYLARSLDGKPMCGVLDADARMSERLTLGYREAVAVSDSALAATGTRLRGHEFHRTVIEPGAGTTPAWGFTHPERRVEGFVQGGVHASYLHTHWAADPSVARRFVAATATAGATAASAASAAHR, encoded by the coding sequence ATGTCGTGCACCGTGCCGCGGCTGGTCATCGCCGCGCCGTCCTCCGGCAGCGGCAAGACCACCGTGGCGACGGGCCTGATGGCGGCCTTCGCGGAGCGCGGCCTCGCCGTGTCCCCGCACAAGGCCGGGCCCGACTACATCGACCCCGGCTACCACGCGCTGGCCACCGGCCGGCCGGGGCGCAACCTGGACGCCTTCATGTGCGGGCCGGAGCTGGTCGCCCCGCTGTTCGCGCACGGCGCGGCGGGGTGTGACCTGGCGGTGGTCGAGGGCGTGATGGGCCTGTACGACGGGGCCGCCGGGCGGGGTGAGCTGGCGTCGACGGCGCAGGTCGCGAAGTTGCTGCGGGCGCCGGTGGTGCTGGTCGTGGACGCGTCGTCGCAGTCGCGGTCGGTGGCGGCGCTGGTGCACGGTTTCGCCTCGTTCGACCCTCAGGTGCGGCTCGGCGGGGTCATCCTCAACAAGGTGGGCTCCGACCGGCACGAGGAGATGCTGCGGGAGGCGCTGGAGGAGGCGGGGACGCCGGTGCTCGGCGTCCTGCGGCGTGCTCCGCAGGTTGCCGCGCCGTCGCGGCACCTGGGGCTGGTGCCGGTGGCGGAGCGGCGGTCGGACGCGTTGGCCTCCGTCGCGGCCCTGGCGGACCAGGTCCGCGCCGGCTGCGACCTCGACGCCCTGATGGCCCTGGCCCGCACGGCCCCGCCGCTGGACTGCGTCGCGTGGTCGCCGGACGGTGCCCTGACGGACACTCGGGGCACCGCCCCGAACCCCGCGCCTCAAACGCCGGCGGCGCTTGGATTGCCCTTCGGGCAGTCCAGCCCGCCGGGCGGACGGCATCAGCCAGAACCAGCCCCGCCGGCGCTTGAGGCGCGGGGGCCCGGGGGCGGGGCCCCCGACGGCGGCGCCGGGCCGAACGGACGGCCCGTCATCGCCGTCGCGGGCGGGGCGGCCTTCACGTTCTCCTACGCCGAGCACGCCGAGCTGCTCGTCGCCGCCGGCGCGGACGTCGTCACCTTCGACCCGCTCCGGGACGAGGCCCTCCCGAAGGGAGCCTCCGGCCTGGTGATCGGCGGCGGGTTCCCCGAGGTGTACGCGCCCGAGCTGTCGGCGAACGAGCCGCTGCGCCGGGCGGTGGCCGCCTTCGCCGGGGCCGGCGGACCGGTGGCGGCGGAGTGCGCGGGGCTGCTGTACCTCGCGCGGTCCCTCGACGGGAAGCCGATGTGCGGGGTCCTGGACGCGGACGCCCGGATGTCGGAGCGGCTCACGCTCGGGTACCGCGAGGCGGTGGCGGTCTCGGACAGCGCGCTCGCCGCGACCGGCACCCGGCTGCGCGGCCACGAGTTCCACCGGACGGTGATCGAACCCGGTGCCGGTACGACCCCCGCGTGGGGGTTCACGCATCCGGAGCGCCGCGTCGAGGGCTTCGTCCAGGGCGGCGTCCACGCCAGCTACCTGCACACGCACTGGGCGGCGGACCCCTCCGTCGCCCGCCGCTTCGTGGCGGCCACGGCGACCGCGGGAGCCACGGCAGCCTCCGCGGCCTCGGCAGCACACCGGTGA
- a CDS encoding ZIP family metal transporter: protein MAVIVALGAFLMTLAGGWTAQRVTDRRHLVLGLAGGLMLGVVGLDLLPEAMHAAGREILGVPLALLLFVAGFLAAHVVERVLAVRQAAHGGENGARVPQVGLTAAAAMVGHSVADGVALGAAFQVGGGMGVAVALAVITHDFADGFNTYTLTSLYGNARRRALAMLFADAVAPVVGAASTLLFTLPKEPLGAYLGFFGGALLYLAAAEILPEAHHRHPALSTLMCTVGGVAGIWLVVGLAE from the coding sequence ATGGCGGTCATCGTGGCTCTGGGCGCGTTCCTCATGACGCTGGCGGGCGGCTGGACGGCGCAACGCGTCACCGACCGCCGCCACCTCGTGCTCGGCCTGGCCGGCGGGCTGATGCTCGGCGTCGTCGGCCTCGACCTGCTGCCCGAGGCCATGCACGCCGCGGGCCGCGAGATCCTCGGCGTACCGCTCGCCCTGCTGCTCTTCGTCGCCGGCTTCCTGGCCGCCCACGTCGTGGAACGCGTCCTGGCCGTACGCCAGGCCGCGCACGGCGGGGAGAACGGCGCGCGGGTCCCGCAGGTCGGGCTCACCGCGGCCGCCGCGATGGTCGGCCACAGCGTCGCCGACGGGGTGGCGCTGGGCGCCGCCTTCCAGGTCGGCGGCGGCATGGGCGTGGCCGTGGCGCTGGCCGTCATCACCCACGACTTCGCCGACGGGTTCAACACGTACACGCTCACCAGCCTGTACGGGAACGCCCGCCGCCGGGCCCTCGCGATGCTCTTCGCCGACGCCGTGGCGCCCGTCGTCGGCGCCGCGTCCACCTTGCTGTTCACCCTTCCGAAGGAACCGCTCGGGGCGTACCTCGGCTTCTTCGGCGGCGCCCTGCTGTACCTGGCGGCGGCGGAGATCCTGCCCGAGGCGCACCACCGCCACCCCGCCCTGTCCACGCTGATGTGCACGGTGGGCGGGGTGGCCGGGATCTGGCTGGTGGTGGGCCTCGCGGAGTGA
- the cobC gene encoding Rv2231c family pyridoxal phosphate-dependent protein CobC yields MTRLVVGVGGRAGVSVAEVCALVEETLRGAGLSAEAVTALATVAAKTREPGLAGAAKRFGVPLVGYPAEELAGIRVPHPSGVVRDAAGTASVAEAAALAGGGELLVPKRRSVAATCAVASAPEHDLRHHGDAEVVDAGGALVDLAVNVRSNTPPEWLRQRIADCLGDLAAYPDGRAARAAVAARHGLPVERVLLTAGAAEAFVLIARALGAVRPVVVHPQFTEPEAALRDAGHRVERVLLRAEDGFRLDPAAVPHDADLVVVGNPTNPTSVLHPATTLTALARPGRILVVDEAFMDAVPGEREALAGRLDVPGLVVLRSLTKTWGLAGLRIGYVLAEPEVIAKLAAAQPLWPVSTPALIAAEACVSPRALAEAEEAARRIEVDREHLLAGLAEFEEITAVGAARGPFVLIRVEGAAEIRTRLRALGFAVRRGDTFPGLDASWLRLAVRDRATTGRLLQALDHALALTAR; encoded by the coding sequence GTGACCCGGTTGGTGGTCGGGGTGGGCGGTCGGGCGGGCGTTTCCGTCGCGGAGGTCTGCGCGCTGGTCGAGGAGACCCTGCGGGGTGCCGGGCTGAGCGCCGAGGCGGTGACGGCGCTGGCGACCGTGGCGGCGAAGACCCGGGAGCCGGGTCTCGCGGGTGCGGCGAAACGATTCGGCGTGCCGTTGGTGGGCTATCCCGCCGAGGAGTTGGCCGGCATCCGGGTCCCGCACCCCTCGGGGGTCGTCCGGGACGCGGCCGGGACCGCCTCGGTGGCGGAGGCCGCGGCGCTGGCGGGCGGCGGGGAACTCCTCGTACCCAAGCGGCGTTCGGTGGCGGCGACCTGCGCCGTGGCTTCGGCGCCCGAGCACGACCTGCGCCACCACGGGGACGCGGAGGTGGTGGACGCGGGCGGCGCGCTCGTGGACCTCGCGGTGAACGTACGGTCGAACACGCCGCCGGAGTGGCTGCGGCAGCGGATCGCGGACTGCCTCGGGGACCTCGCCGCGTACCCGGACGGCCGGGCGGCGCGGGCGGCGGTGGCGGCCCGGCACGGGCTGCCGGTCGAGCGGGTGCTGTTGACGGCGGGGGCGGCGGAGGCGTTCGTGCTGATCGCGCGGGCCCTGGGCGCCGTACGGCCGGTCGTGGTGCATCCGCAGTTCACCGAGCCGGAGGCGGCCCTGCGCGACGCGGGCCACCGGGTGGAACGGGTGCTGTTGCGCGCCGAGGACGGCTTCCGGCTGGACCCGGCGGCGGTGCCGCACGACGCGGACCTGGTGGTGGTCGGCAACCCGACGAACCCGACGTCCGTGCTGCACCCGGCGACGACCCTGACCGCGCTGGCCCGGCCCGGCCGGATCCTGGTGGTGGACGAGGCCTTCATGGACGCCGTCCCCGGGGAGCGGGAGGCCCTGGCCGGGCGCCTGGACGTGCCGGGGCTCGTGGTGTTGCGGAGCCTGACCAAGACCTGGGGGCTGGCGGGGCTGCGGATCGGCTACGTCCTGGCCGAGCCGGAGGTGATCGCGAAGCTGGCGGCGGCGCAGCCGCTGTGGCCCGTGTCGACGCCGGCCCTGATCGCGGCGGAGGCGTGCGTGTCGCCGCGGGCGCTGGCCGAGGCGGAGGAGGCGGCGCGGCGCATCGAGGTGGACCGGGAGCACCTGTTGGCCGGGCTCGCGGAGTTCGAGGAGATCACGGCCGTCGGGGCGGCGCGGGGGCCGTTCGTCCTGATCCGCGTCGAGGGCGCGGCGGAGATCCGGACCCGGCTGCGGGCGCTGGGCTTCGCGGTGCGGCGCGGGGACACCTTCCCGGGGCTCGACGCGTCGTGGCTGCGCCTGGCGGTCCGCGACCGGGCGACGACCGGCCGTCTGCTCCAGGCCCTGGACCACGCGCTGGCCCTGACCGCCCGCTGA
- the cobO gene encoding cob(I)yrinic acid a,c-diamide adenosyltransferase — protein MPQGQPSVVPDDGLTTRQRRNRPLVFVHTGPGKGKSTAAFGLALRAWNQGWPIGVFQFVKSAKWKVGEENALKVLGASGEGGSVVWHKMGEGWSWVQRDAQLDNEQAAKEGWEQVKRDLAAETHRLYVLDEFAYPMHWGWIDVDEVIDVLRDRPGTQHVVITGRNAPEKLVEFADLVTEMTKVKHPMDAGQKGQKGIEW, from the coding sequence ATGCCTCAGGGACAGCCGTCCGTCGTTCCCGACGACGGACTCACGACGCGTCAGCGCCGCAACCGCCCGCTCGTCTTCGTCCACACCGGACCGGGCAAGGGCAAGTCGACGGCCGCGTTCGGGCTCGCGCTGCGTGCCTGGAACCAGGGTTGGCCGATCGGGGTGTTCCAGTTCGTCAAGTCGGCGAAGTGGAAGGTCGGCGAGGAGAACGCGCTGAAGGTGCTCGGCGCCTCCGGCGAGGGCGGCAGCGTCGTCTGGCACAAGATGGGCGAGGGCTGGTCCTGGGTGCAGCGTGACGCGCAGCTCGACAACGAGCAGGCCGCCAAGGAGGGGTGGGAGCAGGTCAAGCGCGATCTGGCCGCCGAGACGCACCGGCTGTACGTGCTGGACGAGTTCGCCTACCCGATGCACTGGGGCTGGATCGACGTCGACGAGGTCATCGACGTGCTGCGCGACCGTCCCGGGACGCAGCACGTGGTGATCACGGGCCGCAACGCGCCCGAGAAGCTGGTCGAGTTCGCCGACCTGGTCACGGAGATGACCAAGGTCAAGCACCCGATGGACGCGGGCCAGAAGGGCCAGAAGGGCATCGAGTGGTGA
- a CDS encoding amidohydrolase family protein, giving the protein MSDHNGVLHVKGRVLVGPHEARDELWVVGGRISYERPTAAREVTTVTGWVLPGLVDAHCHVGLDAHGPVDAATAEQQALADRDAGTLLIRDAGSPSDTRWIDGREDLPKIIRAGRHIARTRRYIRNYAHEIEPDELVAYVAREARRGDGWVKLVGDWIDRDAGDLTACWPRAEVEAAIAEAHRLGARVTAHCFAEDSLRDLVEAGIDCIEHATGLTEDTIPLFAERGVAIVPTLVNIATFPKLAAGGETKFPRWSAHMRRLHERRYDTVRSAWDAGIGVYVGTDAGGSLPHGLVAAEVAELVKAGIPPLDALSATTWGARSWLGRPGLVEGAPADLVVYAEDPRADVRALARPERVVVNGAVRA; this is encoded by the coding sequence GGGCCCCACGAGGCGCGCGACGAACTCTGGGTCGTCGGTGGCCGGATCTCCTACGAGCGGCCGACCGCCGCCCGCGAGGTCACCACGGTCACCGGCTGGGTCCTGCCCGGCCTGGTCGACGCCCACTGCCACGTGGGCCTGGACGCGCACGGGCCGGTCGACGCCGCGACCGCCGAACAGCAGGCCCTCGCCGACCGCGACGCCGGCACGCTGCTGATCCGCGACGCCGGATCGCCGTCCGACACCCGCTGGATCGACGGGCGCGAGGACCTCCCGAAGATCATCCGCGCGGGCCGGCACATCGCCCGCACCCGCCGCTACATCCGCAACTACGCGCACGAGATCGAGCCCGACGAACTGGTGGCGTACGTGGCCCGGGAGGCCCGGCGCGGCGACGGCTGGGTCAAGCTCGTCGGCGACTGGATCGACCGGGACGCGGGCGACCTGACCGCCTGCTGGCCGCGCGCCGAGGTGGAGGCCGCCATCGCCGAGGCCCACCGCCTCGGGGCCCGCGTCACGGCGCACTGCTTCGCCGAGGACTCGCTCCGGGACCTGGTCGAGGCGGGCATCGACTGCATCGAGCACGCCACGGGTCTCACCGAGGACACCATCCCGCTCTTCGCGGAGCGCGGGGTGGCGATCGTCCCGACCCTCGTCAACATCGCGACGTTCCCGAAGCTGGCGGCCGGCGGCGAGACGAAGTTCCCCCGCTGGTCGGCGCACATGCGCAGGCTGCACGAGCGGCGCTACGACACCGTACGGTCCGCCTGGGACGCGGGGATCGGCGTCTACGTCGGCACGGACGCGGGCGGTTCCCTGCCGCACGGGCTCGTCGCGGCCGAGGTGGCCGAGCTGGTGAAGGCCGGGATCCCGCCGCTGGACGCGCTCTCGGCGACGACCTGGGGCGCCCGCTCCTGGCTGGGCCGGCCCGGCCTGGTGGAGGGAGCGCCGGCCGACCTCGTGGTGTACGCGGAGGACCCACGGGCCGACGTACGGGCCCTGGCGCGGCCGGAGCGGGTGGTCGTGAACGGGGCGGTGCGGGCGTAG
- a CDS encoding CapA family protein — MSRRRAGGRVARTGRFVARAAVAHAYDDATGRATRRDEEGRDGMKAAARIGMALAGVAVVGGAVFVAPRLLDGAAGPSAQQRLGAEPGTSPGASDGKGSPFTLVATGDIIPYPSIVQRAATDAGRAGEYDFRKILAGVKPLVSAADLAICHHEIPYGKPGGPYTGYPTFKAPHQLADALKDAGYDSCSTASNHTLDDGYDGLVRTLDHLDRAGIRHVGSARNADEAKAPALLTAGGAKVAQLSYTYGTNGIPLPQGKPWAVNLIDADRIIADARAARAAGAHVVVLSIHWGSEWQTAPDQQQRDLSQALTASRGMDGLPDIDLVIGTHNHVPQPYEKINGTWVVFGMGDQVASFVPADKLRGNQSSIPRFTFAPSASHAGRWEVVKAEYLTQYSDMGPPFRVVCASCAEGDASLPAAKRTEYGRIDKEVSAAVTSRGAAASGLERATR, encoded by the coding sequence GTGTCCCGGCGACGGGCCGGCGGGCGGGTCGCCCGTACGGGCCGTTTCGTTGCGCGGGCGGCCGTCGCGCACGCCTACGATGACGCCACCGGCCGCGCGACGCGGCGCGACGAGGAGGGGCGGGACGGCATGAAGGCAGCGGCGCGCATAGGCATGGCCCTGGCGGGGGTGGCGGTGGTGGGCGGCGCGGTGTTCGTCGCGCCCCGGCTGCTGGACGGCGCGGCCGGGCCCTCGGCGCAGCAGCGGCTCGGGGCCGAACCGGGCACCTCGCCGGGCGCGTCCGACGGCAAGGGGTCCCCCTTCACCCTCGTGGCGACGGGCGACATCATCCCGTACCCGTCGATCGTCCAGCGCGCGGCGACCGACGCGGGGCGGGCCGGGGAGTACGACTTCCGGAAGATACTCGCCGGGGTCAAACCCCTGGTGTCCGCCGCTGACCTGGCGATATGCCATCACGAGATACCGTACGGGAAGCCGGGCGGCCCCTACACCGGCTATCCCACCTTCAAGGCCCCGCACCAGCTGGCCGACGCCCTGAAGGACGCCGGCTACGACAGCTGCTCCACCGCTTCGAACCACACCCTGGACGACGGCTACGACGGCCTCGTCCGCACCCTGGACCACCTCGACCGGGCCGGCATCCGGCACGTCGGGTCGGCCCGCAACGCCGACGAGGCCAAGGCCCCGGCGCTGCTGACGGCCGGCGGCGCGAAGGTGGCCCAGCTGTCGTACACGTACGGCACGAACGGCATCCCGCTCCCCCAGGGCAAGCCGTGGGCCGTCAACCTCATCGACGCGGACCGGATCATCGCCGACGCCCGCGCCGCCCGCGCCGCGGGCGCCCACGTGGTGGTGCTCAGCATCCACTGGGGCTCCGAGTGGCAGACGGCCCCCGACCAGCAGCAACGTGATCTGTCGCAGGCGTTGACCGCCTCCCGGGGCATGGACGGACTGCCCGACATCGACCTCGTCATCGGCACCCACAACCACGTGCCGCAACCGTACGAGAAGATCAACGGCACGTGGGTGGTGTTCGGGATGGGCGATCAGGTGGCCAGCTTCGTACCGGCCGACAAGCTCCGCGGAAACCAGTCCTCGATCCCCCGCTTCACCTTCGCCCCGTCGGCCTCGCACGCGGGCCGCTGGGAGGTGGTGAAGGCCGAATACCTCACGCAGTACTCGGACATGGGGCCGCCCTTCCGCGTCGTCTGCGCCTCCTGCGCCGAGGGCGACGCCTCCCTGCCGGCGGCCAAGCGCACCGAATACGGCCGGATCGACAAGGAGGTCTCCGCCGCCGTGACGTCACGCGGCGCGGCCGCGTCGGGCCTGGAGCGCGCGACGCGCTGA